One stretch of Nitrospira sp. SG-bin1 DNA includes these proteins:
- a CDS encoding epimerase → MKIVVTGGTGFIGRALCLALIQGGHRVSILTRNAVTASRLLEPNMTAVEWSGRDRGPWEQVLEGVDAVINLAGAPIADARWTDSRKQLIADSRVLTTRFLVEALSRCSSKPAIFISASGIGYYGASDDRRLDEGAPRGHGFLADLCLAWEAEALRAAEFGTRVVLLRTGMVLEQDGGALAKMVLPFKLYAGGPIMPGNQWVSWIHRRDHIGLIQWALTTPTVSGPINAVAPEPVRMNTFCEVLGHVLHRPSWLPVPRFALNMLLGELGTLMTTGQRVIPAKAMAEGYAFHYPTLEPALRAALKKPIAAEQVT, encoded by the coding sequence ATGAAAATAGTCGTGACTGGAGGAACAGGATTCATCGGCCGGGCGCTGTGCCTCGCCCTCATCCAGGGAGGCCATAGGGTCAGCATCCTCACGAGAAATGCTGTCACAGCATCACGCTTGTTGGAGCCGAATATGACTGCAGTTGAATGGAGCGGGCGGGATAGGGGACCCTGGGAGCAGGTACTTGAAGGAGTCGATGCCGTCATTAACCTCGCAGGGGCACCGATCGCCGATGCGCGTTGGACTGACTCGCGAAAGCAACTCATTGCTGATAGTCGTGTCCTGACTACTCGCTTCTTGGTCGAAGCCCTCTCGCGCTGTTCCTCCAAACCCGCCATATTCATCAGCGCTTCCGGCATCGGCTATTACGGCGCCAGCGACGATCGCCGTCTGGATGAAGGAGCGCCGCGAGGCCACGGTTTCTTAGCCGATCTGTGCCTCGCCTGGGAGGCCGAGGCCCTTCGCGCCGCGGAGTTCGGCACGCGCGTCGTGCTGTTACGAACCGGCATGGTGCTGGAACAAGACGGCGGGGCACTAGCCAAAATGGTATTGCCGTTCAAGTTGTACGCAGGGGGTCCGATCATGCCGGGGAACCAGTGGGTCTCCTGGATTCACCGACGTGACCACATCGGTCTGATCCAATGGGCACTTACTACGCCGACGGTTTCCGGCCCGATCAATGCCGTCGCGCCGGAGCCCGTGAGGATGAATACATTTTGTGAAGTTCTCGGGCATGTGCTTCACAGACCATCATGGCTTCCCGTTCCAAGGTTTGCGTTGAACATGCTGCTTGGTGAATTGGGGACACTCATGACAACCGGCCAGCGAGTGATTCCCGCGAAGGCCATGGCGGAAGGCTATGCGTTTCACTATCCGACTCTCGAACCGGCCTTGCGAGCCGCGCTCAAGAAGCCGATCGCCGCTGAACAGGTGACATGA